The following proteins come from a genomic window of Denitromonas sp.:
- the msrA gene encoding peptide-methionine (S)-S-oxide reductase MsrA produces the protein MPRPPRRPTAIAALTALLTAIAPPAQAADALATFAGGCFWSLEAAFDKLPGVLDTTTGYTGGHDTAPTYERVTYGRSGHHEAVQVRYDPDKVDYETLLIAYWHSINPIDRQGQFCDVGPSYTTAIYTHTPRQRRLAEESRTVLEQLKFRRPLATEVRDAATFYPAEAVHQDFARQRPADYARYRRQCGTDAGLAAIWGR, from the coding sequence ATGCCGCGCCCGCCACGCCGACCAACGGCCATCGCCGCGCTGACCGCGCTGCTCACCGCCATCGCGCCCCCTGCCCAGGCCGCCGACGCCCTTGCCACGTTTGCCGGTGGCTGTTTCTGGTCGCTCGAAGCGGCCTTCGACAAACTCCCCGGCGTACTCGACACCACCACCGGTTACACCGGCGGCCATGACACAGCGCCCACCTACGAGCGCGTCACCTACGGCCGCAGCGGCCACCACGAGGCCGTGCAGGTACGCTACGACCCCGACAAGGTCGACTACGAAACCCTGCTCATCGCCTACTGGCACAGCATCAACCCCATCGACCGCCAGGGCCAGTTCTGCGATGTCGGGCCGTCGTACACCACCGCCATCTACACCCACACCCCTCGTCAGCGACGCCTGGCAGAAGAGTCGCGCACCGTGCTCGAACAACTCAAGTTCCGCCGCCCACTCGCCACCGAGGTACGCGACGCCGCCACGTTCTACCCTGCCGAAGCCGTGCATCAGGACTTCGCCCGGCAACGCCCGGCGGACTACGCCCGCTATCGCCGCCAGTGCGGCACCGATGCCGGGCTGGCGGCGATCTGGGGGCGGTAG
- a CDS encoding methyl-accepting chemotaxis protein codes for MADESGLTTDGATDSSILISALLRGVPDTGERLGRLRAVGSGALSAMMIDADTRFYLGTQLGELNKTLGELDENLARAAEASPMLAAAIDRMRQDLASAVTAVRGELGKILEDNFDTTPAAFFETGTKAMDLVFHQAMEVMLPTVRTLLATRYAAARNDFAMAMGVSLFAVLLLLYVAVAAYLAILGSVRELSAGAASLAAGDLTARIAFSARDELRDVAEQFNAMSAAFAEVIRQVQSGAEQVSQASTALAQSSAQVAQSSEAQSDAASSMAAAVEEMTVGIDEISRHASVAEDISTRSGSLSDEGAHVVSDTVSEMEQIASGVNNAAEVIEKLGAASTQISSIVKSIKEIADQTNLLALNAAIEAARAGEMGRGFAVVADEVRKLAERTGSATEEIAAMVVSVQQGTSDAVTAMNDGVARVRSGVALTSRAGDAMAQIRDGARQVVASVTDISQALREQSTASTEIARNVERIARMAEENNVAVGETASTANRLAGLATQLQGNVARFRV; via the coding sequence ATGGCCGACGAGTCTGGCCTGACCACCGATGGCGCGACGGATTCGTCGATCCTGATCAGCGCCTTGCTGCGCGGGGTGCCGGACACCGGCGAGCGGCTCGGGCGCTTGCGGGCCGTGGGGTCGGGTGCCTTGTCGGCGATGATGATCGATGCCGACACCCGCTTCTATCTCGGCACGCAGCTGGGCGAACTCAACAAGACGCTCGGCGAGCTCGACGAAAACCTGGCCCGCGCCGCCGAGGCCAGCCCCATGCTGGCCGCAGCGATCGACCGCATGCGCCAGGACCTCGCCTCGGCCGTCACGGCGGTTCGGGGCGAACTGGGCAAGATCCTGGAAGACAACTTCGATACCACGCCCGCCGCCTTCTTCGAGACCGGCACCAAGGCCATGGATCTGGTGTTCCATCAGGCCATGGAGGTGATGCTGCCAACGGTGCGGACGCTGCTGGCGACGCGCTACGCCGCGGCACGGAATGATTTTGCGATGGCCATGGGGGTTTCCTTGTTTGCCGTGTTGCTGCTGCTCTATGTCGCGGTGGCAGCCTACCTGGCGATTCTCGGATCGGTGCGAGAGCTCAGCGCCGGCGCCGCGTCGCTGGCCGCGGGTGACCTGACCGCCCGCATCGCGTTCAGCGCCCGGGACGAGCTGCGCGATGTTGCCGAGCAGTTCAATGCCATGTCCGCGGCATTTGCCGAGGTGATCCGGCAGGTGCAGTCGGGGGCCGAGCAGGTCAGTCAGGCGTCGACCGCGCTGGCGCAGTCGTCGGCGCAGGTGGCGCAGAGCTCCGAGGCGCAAAGCGACGCTGCCAGCAGCATGGCTGCGGCGGTGGAGGAGATGACGGTTGGCATTGACGAAATCAGTCGCCATGCCAGCGTGGCCGAAGACATCTCGACGCGCTCGGGCAGCCTGTCGGACGAAGGCGCCCATGTGGTGTCCGACACCGTCAGTGAAATGGAACAGATCGCCAGCGGCGTGAACAACGCTGCCGAGGTGATCGAAAAGCTCGGTGCTGCCTCGACGCAGATCTCGTCCATCGTCAAATCGATCAAGGAAATCGCTGACCAGACCAACCTGCTCGCTCTCAATGCCGCCATCGAAGCGGCGCGTGCCGGCGAAATGGGGCGGGGCTTTGCCGTGGTGGCCGACGAAGTGCGCAAACTCGCCGAACGCACCGGCAGCGCCACGGAGGAGATCGCCGCCATGGTGGTCTCGGTGCAACAAGGCACCAGCGACGCCGTCACCGCCATGAACGACGGTGTTGCGCGGGTGCGCAGCGGCGTGGCGCTGACCTCGCGCGCCGGCGACGCCATGGCGCAGATCCGCGATGGCGCGCGTCAGGTGGTGGCCTCGGTCACCGACATTTCGCAAGCCCTGCGCGAGCAAAGCACGGCCAGCACCGAGATCGCCCGCAACGTCGAGCGTATCGCCCGGATGGCCGAGGAGAACAACGTCGCCGTCGGCGAAACGGCGAGCACCGCCAACCGGCTGGCGGGGCTGGCCACGCAGCTGCAGGGGAATGTGGCTCGGTTTCGGGTTTAG
- a CDS encoding ABC transporter ATP-binding protein: MLSFSGVVKRYAQPEGEVTVLGGVDLSIAAGEAVALLGESGSGKSTLLHLAAGLDAPDAGRITVGGQTLAALDDRALAALRRGTVSLVFQQFHLIGTLSVADNIRFQAALCGRLDAAFEAELIDRLGLRTQLDKYPHQLSGGQQQRVAIARALLHRPALVLADEPTGNLDERSSGAVMALFRDLVKAAGSALLMVTHSRDMADYLDRRLWLRDGRLHDDAS, encoded by the coding sequence ATGCTGAGCTTCAGCGGCGTGGTCAAACGCTATGCCCAGCCCGAGGGCGAGGTCACCGTGCTGGGCGGGGTGGATCTGAGCATCGCCGCCGGCGAGGCGGTGGCCTTGCTGGGCGAGAGCGGCAGCGGCAAAAGCACGCTGCTGCACCTGGCCGCCGGGCTGGATGCGCCGGATGCCGGCCGTATCACGGTGGGCGGGCAGACGCTGGCCGCGTTGGACGATCGCGCGCTGGCGGCGCTGCGGCGCGGCACGGTCAGCCTGGTGTTTCAGCAGTTTCACCTCATTGGCACGCTCAGCGTGGCCGATAACATCCGCTTTCAGGCCGCGCTGTGCGGCCGGCTCGACGCCGCCTTCGAAGCCGAACTGATCGACCGTCTCGGCCTCAGGACACAGCTCGACAAATACCCGCACCAGCTCTCCGGCGGCCAGCAGCAACGCGTCGCCATCGCTCGCGCCTTGCTGCACCGGCCGGCCCTGGTGCTCGCCGACGAGCCCACCGGCAACCTCGACGAGCGCAGCAGCGGCGCGGTGATGGCCTTGTTTCGCGATCTGGTCAAAGCGGCCGGCAGCGCCTTGCTGATGGTCACCCACAGCCGCGACATGGCCGACTACCTCGACCGCCGCCTGTGGCTGCGCGACGGCCGCCTGCACGATGACGCCAGCTGA
- a CDS encoding lipocalin-like domain-containing protein, which yields MKAVFLLLMALLVGPASAQGDPYQVLRSTGEGYASVVPGRVFAFPADHLPHPDYRIEWWYLTANLKDDAGRHWGLQWTLFRQAMSPATDTEGWDSNQIWMAHAAITTPDGHRHEQRFARGGVGQAEVRLEDGAFAAWLDDWLLTGDGAAMLPGRLRFTVGEAVIDMQLASDTPPVLQGKSGYSQKSAQGQASYYYSQPHIAVSGSVTVDGKPTTLTGTGWLDREWSSQPLADNQQGWDWFSLHLADGHALMVYRLRHDDGKHWLSGSWVAPDGSARTLAADEIELTVLDTRRVRTPSSANPEATRDLPLSWRVSLPGLKREWTVRALIDDQWMGGRFPYWEGVVLVDEGASGVGYLELTGYGR from the coding sequence ATGAAGGCGGTCTTCCTCTTGCTGATGGCGCTGCTCGTCGGCCCGGCGTCGGCGCAGGGCGATCCGTATCAAGTGCTGCGCAGTACCGGCGAGGGCTATGCGTCGGTGGTGCCCGGCCGCGTGTTTGCGTTTCCGGCCGATCATTTGCCGCACCCGGACTACCGTATCGAGTGGTGGTATCTCACCGCCAATCTCAAGGATGACGCCGGTCGCCACTGGGGGCTGCAGTGGACGTTGTTCCGCCAGGCCATGAGCCCGGCGACCGACACCGAGGGCTGGGACAGTAATCAGATCTGGATGGCGCATGCGGCCATCACCACGCCCGACGGCCATCGTCATGAGCAGCGCTTTGCGCGCGGTGGCGTGGGGCAGGCGGAAGTGCGGCTCGAAGACGGTGCTTTCGCCGCCTGGCTGGACGACTGGTTGCTGACCGGCGATGGCGCCGCCATGCTGCCCGGCCGGCTGCGCTTCACCGTCGGCGAGGCTGTGATCGACATGCAGCTGGCCAGCGATACGCCGCCGGTGCTGCAGGGCAAGAGCGGCTACAGCCAGAAATCGGCACAGGGGCAGGCCAGCTACTACTACAGCCAGCCGCACATCGCGGTCAGCGGATCGGTGACGGTTGATGGTAAACCGACAACGCTCACCGGCACCGGCTGGCTCGACCGCGAATGGAGCTCGCAGCCGCTGGCCGACAACCAGCAGGGCTGGGACTGGTTCTCGCTGCATCTGGCCGATGGCCACGCGCTGATGGTCTATCGTCTGCGCCACGACGACGGCAAACACTGGCTCAGCGGCAGCTGGGTCGCGCCCGATGGCTCGGCGCGCACGCTGGCTGCCGACGAGATCGAACTGACCGTGCTCGACACCCGCCGCGTACGCACCCCGAGCTCGGCCAACCCCGAGGCGACGCGCGACTTGCCGCTCAGCTGGCGGGTGAGCCTGCCGGGCCTGAAGCGCGAATGGACGGTGCGCGCGCTGATCGACGATCAATGGATGGGCGGGCGCTTCCCGTATTGGGAGGGCGTGGTGCTGGTGGATGAGGGCGCCAGCGGGGTCGGCTATCTGGAGCTGACTGGCTACGGGCGATAA
- a CDS encoding RNA methyltransferase — protein MRIHSLRQQFRDLGAKPCHEARLLRAWTQRLPLDGGPRPAEHFLPLAVRNALPSITPVLEGLATLKSEHPGEDGASRLLVALADGQTVESVLLPRGGLCVSTQLGCAVGCVFCMTGRDGLIRQLGSAEIVAQVVLARRMRAVKKVVFMGMGEPAHNLENVLEAIDLLGSEGAIGHKNLVFSTVGDPRVFDALPRQRIKPALALSLHTTDAALREKLLPRAPRISPEELVEAGEAYARATDYPIQYQWTLIDGVNDSQEEMEGIVRLLKGKFALMNLIPYNAIDGLDFRRPSWEKAAAHARFLHRAGILTKLRHSAGQEVDGGCGQLRARQINIVHRPRTEPSNAYRP, from the coding sequence ATGCGCATCCACTCTCTCCGCCAGCAATTCCGCGACCTCGGCGCCAAACCCTGCCATGAGGCACGGCTGTTGCGCGCCTGGACGCAGCGGCTGCCACTGGACGGCGGGCCGCGCCCGGCGGAGCATTTTTTGCCGCTGGCGGTGCGCAATGCGCTGCCGTCAATCACCCCGGTGCTGGAGGGTCTGGCGACGCTGAAGTCCGAACACCCCGGCGAAGACGGCGCGTCGCGGCTGCTGGTGGCGCTGGCCGATGGGCAGACGGTGGAGAGCGTGTTGCTGCCGCGCGGCGGGCTGTGTGTGTCGACGCAGCTCGGTTGCGCCGTCGGCTGCGTGTTCTGCATGACCGGCCGCGACGGCTTGATCCGCCAGCTCGGCAGCGCCGAGATCGTCGCCCAGGTGGTGCTGGCGCGGCGCATGCGGGCGGTGAAGAAGGTGGTGTTCATGGGCATGGGCGAGCCGGCGCACAACCTTGAGAACGTGCTCGAAGCCATCGATCTGCTCGGCTCGGAAGGCGCCATCGGCCACAAGAATCTGGTGTTTTCCACGGTGGGCGATCCGCGCGTATTCGACGCCTTGCCGCGCCAACGCATCAAGCCGGCGCTGGCGCTATCGCTGCACACCACCGACGCCGCGCTGCGCGAGAAGCTGTTGCCGCGCGCACCACGCATCTCGCCCGAAGAACTGGTCGAGGCCGGCGAAGCCTATGCCCGCGCCACCGACTACCCCATCCAGTACCAATGGACGCTGATCGACGGCGTGAATGACAGCCAGGAAGAAATGGAAGGCATCGTGCGCCTGCTCAAGGGCAAGTTCGCACTGATGAACCTGATCCCCTACAACGCCATCGACGGTCTCGACTTCCGCCGCCCCAGCTGGGAAAAAGCCGCCGCCCATGCCCGCTTTTTGCACCGCGCCGGCATCCTCACCAAGCTGCGGCATTCGGCCGGGCAGGAAGTGGATGGCGGCTGCGGGCAGTTGCGGGCGCGACAGATCAATATCGTCCACCGTCCGCGCACCGAGCCGAGCAACGCTTATCGCCCGTAG
- a CDS encoding M1 family metallopeptidase, which translates to MTCCLLGLGLAAAHADDAVHHALSVQLHPASGEIAVIDRITPPAAGSPLDFQLAAGFAPVAEGARIERLDGDSGARFRHYRLTPAAGANIITLRYSGRIDPGPTHAEHGMPRAALDSDGVFLDGASGWYPRFGDRPMRFTLSVEAPAGWSVISQGRRDSALAWTATAPQDDIYLLAGPYQRHGAAHGAVELEVYLRSDDPALAGRYLAVMGQYLDLYSALIGDYPYPKFAVVENRWQTGYGMPSFTLLGAQVMRLPFILHSSLPHEILHNWWGNGVWVDARGGNWSEGLTAYLADHLIDEARGQGAEYRRKLLERYAAFAAEGRDLPLRDFVSRHSDASQAVGYGKTLMLFHMLRRHMGDADFVAALRALWQQHRFSAVDFDTVRQTFVHISPAGRVADLWLDRTGAPALQIKHLSVSPGADGQHVLVLRVRQTQRGPAYPLRVPVAVQVADSPTVHRFDLVFDGREATLRQSFASAPVRVDVDPDYDIFRLLDPAERPASLARVFGARSQWLVLPASAPADVLAAWRALAEAWARRYDNVEVVMDDALDALPAADAVWLLGWDNRWRDRAAARLASSGQSADADGARIAGQPYPRSAHTVVLLDADTARAPLGWIGADDPADIAALARKLPHYGSAGRLVFARGSAANLRQDALPVARSPLRRVLGERDPGPPPAYGRALLDITGMRLKFD; encoded by the coding sequence GTGACGTGCTGCCTGCTTGGCCTCGGCCTGGCAGCAGCTCACGCCGATGACGCGGTCCACCACGCCCTGAGCGTGCAGTTGCACCCGGCCAGCGGCGAGATCGCCGTCATCGACCGCATCACCCCGCCCGCGGCGGGCTCGCCCCTCGACTTCCAGCTCGCTGCCGGTTTCGCACCGGTCGCCGAGGGCGCGCGCATCGAGCGGTTGGACGGCGATTCGGGCGCACGGTTCCGCCACTATCGCCTGACACCCGCCGCTGGCGCCAATATCATCACCTTACGCTATTCCGGACGGATCGACCCCGGCCCCACCCACGCCGAGCATGGCATGCCGCGCGCCGCGCTCGATTCTGATGGCGTCTTTCTCGACGGCGCCAGCGGCTGGTACCCGCGTTTTGGTGACCGACCGATGCGCTTTACGCTCAGCGTCGAAGCGCCGGCCGGCTGGTCGGTGATCAGCCAGGGGCGACGCGACAGCGCGCTGGCATGGACGGCCACCGCGCCACAAGACGACATCTACCTGCTCGCCGGCCCCTACCAGCGCCATGGCGCAGCGCATGGCGCGGTCGAACTCGAGGTCTATCTGCGCAGCGACGACCCGGCGCTGGCTGGCCGCTACCTTGCCGTGATGGGGCAGTACCTCGACCTCTACAGCGCGCTGATCGGCGACTACCCCTACCCGAAATTCGCGGTGGTCGAAAACCGCTGGCAAACCGGCTACGGCATGCCGTCCTTCACCCTGCTCGGCGCGCAGGTCATGCGCCTGCCCTTCATCCTGCACTCCTCACTGCCGCATGAAATCCTGCACAACTGGTGGGGCAACGGCGTGTGGGTCGATGCGCGCGGCGGCAACTGGTCGGAGGGGCTCACCGCCTACCTGGCCGACCACCTGATCGACGAGGCCCGCGGCCAGGGCGCCGAATACCGTCGCAAACTGCTCGAACGCTATGCCGCCTTCGCCGCCGAGGGCCGCGATCTGCCGCTACGCGACTTCGTCAGCCGCCACAGCGACGCCAGCCAGGCGGTCGGCTACGGCAAGACGCTGATGCTCTTCCACATGCTGCGCCGGCACATGGGCGATGCGGATTTTGTCGCCGCGCTGCGCGCGCTTTGGCAGCAGCACCGCTTCAGCGCGGTCGATTTCGACACCGTGCGCCAGACTTTCGTCCACATCTCGCCGGCCGGTCGCGTGGCCGATCTATGGCTCGACCGCACCGGTGCCCCGGCCCTCCAGATCAAGCACCTGTCGGTCAGCCCCGGCGCCGATGGCCAGCATGTGCTGGTGCTGCGCGTGCGCCAGACCCAGCGCGGCCCGGCCTACCCGCTGCGCGTGCCGGTGGCGGTGCAGGTGGCCGACTCGCCCACCGTGCACCGCTTCGACCTGGTGTTCGACGGGCGCGAGGCCACCCTGCGCCAGAGCTTTGCCAGCGCGCCGGTCCGCGTGGATGTCGACCCGGACTACGACATCTTCCGCCTGCTCGACCCCGCCGAACGCCCCGCCTCGCTGGCTCGCGTGTTCGGCGCGCGATCGCAATGGCTGGTGCTCCCGGCCAGCGCCCCGGCCGACGTACTGGCCGCCTGGCGCGCCCTGGCTGAGGCCTGGGCACGGCGCTACGACAATGTCGAGGTGGTGATGGACGACGCGCTCGACGCCCTGCCCGCGGCCGACGCGGTGTGGCTGCTCGGCTGGGACAACCGCTGGCGCGACCGCGCCGCCGCGCGCCTCGCAAGCAGCGGGCAGTCGGCCGACGCCGACGGCGCACGCATCGCTGGCCAGCCCTATCCGCGCAGCGCGCACACTGTCGTCCTGCTCGACGCCGACACCGCCCGCGCCCCGCTGGGCTGGATCGGCGCCGACGACCCGGCCGACATCGCCGCGCTGGCGCGCAAGCTGCCGCACTACGGCAGCGCCGGCCGGCTGGTGTTCGCCCGCGGCAGCGCCGCCAACCTGCGCCAGGACGCCCTGCCGGTGGCCCGCTCGCCGCTGCGCCGGGTACTTGGCGAGCGCGATCCCGGCCCGCCGCCGGCCTACGGCAGGGCGCTGCTCGACATCACCGGGATGCGGCTGAAGTTCGACTGA
- a CDS encoding ChaN family lipoprotein codes for MLKTQFLRMFRGACVAMVAWMAGSALAADTEAPFNPPVLALGQAPSLQQTLASLPDDATVLVGETHTRYDHHLVQLETLRFLHARTPDIAIGVEWFQTPFQTHLDDYLAGRISETEMLERTGYFDRWRFDYRLYRPVIEYARANRIPIVALNAPVELTRKIGEGGLAALTPEARATLPADYVRGNAAYDARVRRAFDMHPMEGANFAHFLDVMLTWDETMAATAANYLAANPGRRLLIFAGSGHIAHRDGIPARLERRIGKPVSTVLVAGEHTAEPGIADFFVLSAPRELPPAGLLGAFLESAQGGVRVGRLADDSAIGRAGIAKDDILLAIDGTPTPGFAAAKLALLDKKPGDTVQVRYRHRNWFGGEKELTVTVTLSGEPPRRLPQ; via the coding sequence ATGCTCAAGACTCAGTTCCTCCGGATGTTTCGCGGCGCCTGTGTGGCGATGGTCGCATGGATGGCCGGCAGTGCGCTGGCAGCGGATACCGAGGCACCGTTCAATCCGCCGGTGCTGGCGCTCGGCCAGGCGCCGAGCCTGCAGCAGACCCTCGCCAGCCTGCCCGACGATGCCACCGTGCTGGTTGGCGAGACGCATACCCGCTACGACCACCATTTGGTCCAGCTCGAAACCCTGAGGTTCCTGCATGCGCGCACGCCGGACATCGCCATCGGGGTGGAGTGGTTCCAGACGCCGTTCCAGACCCATCTGGACGACTATCTCGCCGGGCGCATCAGCGAAACCGAGATGCTCGAGCGCACCGGCTACTTCGATCGCTGGCGCTTTGATTACCGCCTGTATCGGCCGGTGATCGAGTACGCCCGCGCCAATCGCATCCCCATCGTCGCGCTCAATGCGCCGGTCGAGCTGACCCGCAAGATCGGCGAGGGCGGCCTGGCCGCACTCACCCCCGAGGCCCGCGCCACCTTGCCGGCCGACTACGTGCGTGGCAATGCCGCCTACGATGCCCGGGTGCGCCGCGCCTTCGACATGCACCCGATGGAGGGGGCGAATTTTGCCCACTTCCTGGACGTGATGCTGACCTGGGACGAGACCATGGCCGCCACCGCCGCCAACTACCTGGCGGCGAACCCGGGGCGGCGCCTGCTGATCTTTGCCGGCAGCGGGCACATCGCCCACCGTGACGGTATTCCCGCCCGCCTGGAGCGGCGTATCGGCAAGCCGGTGAGCACCGTGCTGGTGGCCGGCGAGCACACCGCCGAGCCGGGCATTGCCGATTTCTTCGTCCTCTCGGCGCCGCGCGAGCTGCCGCCGGCCGGGCTGCTTGGCGCCTTCCTCGAAAGCGCGCAAGGTGGCGTGCGGGTGGGGCGGCTTGCCGACGACAGCGCCATCGGCCGCGCCGGCATTGCCAAGGACGACATCCTGCTGGCCATCGACGGCACGCCCACGCCGGGCTTTGCCGCCGCCAAGCTGGCGCTGCTCGACAAGAAGCCGGGCGACACCGTGCAGGTGCGCTACCGCCATCGCAACTGGTTCGGTGGCGAGAAGGAGTTGACCGTGACGGTGACGCTCAGCGGCGAGCCGCCGCGCCGCCTGCCGCAATGA
- a CDS encoding ABC transporter permease, protein MTPAEPERLGGVVRALLSHYWRHPWQAVFLLAGLVAGVALWSAVQIINSHARASYAEADFVLGAQATHWIRSRSGDGIAQADYIALRRAGFRQVFPVVQARVSTADNAPLAIIATDLLALPAGMAGEGGDALGDANLDWLAFVQAPYQAWFPAAMADELGVAEGEQLVLRDGRALPPALIAAREQQGRQIFMDVGAALSLLGRDTFTALAVGPISPDTAARLAAALPAELMLEANQQRLDLTQLTASLHTQLTAMSLLSFAVGLFIVFNAVRFSLWYRRPTLRTLRLVGVSVRALTLAIVAETLVWSVVGCALGLLAGFGISHALLPSVSASLQNLYGAVVGADLLLDPVTIAIAWGMTLIGLAFALAWPLLLQLRGPVLPGGSASAGVLAEARARRVLLIGAGGLALAAVIVYWQMASVIEGFVLLGLVLFAAAWALPQALASAHRLLGRALAGAPLVPRWIVSDGWAQLPALRTAMMALLLALTANLGVETLVGSFRTALAGWLDQRIGADMYVNSAQLDTRGFVADPANAGWLATGHARTGVTIRWQGRPTKVYGLDTTTPDTRALPLAQSEPDALARWAGGERLILANEQAHYLGGLRLGQTVTLPTDGGATDYTVVGFFHDYGNPYYQFYLPREALARGWRDVSSTGLALWLKPGVSAESAEAALVAAGVQPGEWFAQGDIKRLSMKIFDRTFAMTAAMNTLTLLVAGAALLTALLAILHERLPEFAQWRALGVTRRELLRVIAVPLALFVTLTWLAAIPLGALLSWLLIHDLNVMSFGWSMPMLWSPTPALKLGLLSAGIVALVLVIVLSQLTRKLPQAMAQLGSAQ, encoded by the coding sequence ATGACGCCAGCTGAGCCTGAGCGGCTCGGCGGCGTCGTTCGCGCGCTGCTCAGTCACTACTGGCGCCACCCCTGGCAGGCGGTGTTTCTGCTCGCCGGGCTGGTCGCCGGCGTGGCGCTGTGGTCAGCGGTGCAGATCATCAATAGCCACGCGCGGGCCAGCTACGCCGAAGCCGACTTCGTGCTCGGCGCGCAGGCCACGCACTGGATTCGCAGCCGCAGCGGTGACGGCATCGCGCAGGCCGACTACATCGCGCTGCGCCGGGCGGGTTTTCGGCAGGTGTTCCCGGTGGTGCAGGCCCGGGTGTCGACCGCCGACAACGCGCCGCTGGCGATCATCGCCACCGATCTGTTGGCGCTGCCGGCGGGCATGGCGGGCGAGGGTGGTGACGCCCTGGGCGACGCCAATCTGGACTGGCTGGCCTTTGTGCAAGCGCCGTATCAGGCGTGGTTTCCGGCGGCGATGGCCGATGAGTTGGGCGTGGCGGAGGGTGAACAGCTCGTTCTGCGCGATGGCCGAGCCCTGCCGCCGGCGCTGATCGCCGCGCGTGAGCAACAAGGTCGGCAGATTTTCATGGACGTGGGCGCTGCGCTCTCACTGCTTGGCCGTGACACCTTCACCGCACTGGCGGTCGGACCGATCTCGCCCGACACGGCCGCGCGCCTGGCCGCCGCCTTGCCCGCCGAGCTGATGCTGGAGGCCAACCAGCAGCGGCTCGACCTCACCCAGCTCACCGCCAGCCTGCACACCCAGCTCACCGCGATGAGTCTGCTGTCCTTCGCTGTCGGGCTGTTCATCGTGTTCAACGCGGTGCGTTTTTCGCTGTGGTATCGCCGCCCGACGCTGCGCACGCTGCGTCTGGTGGGCGTCAGCGTGCGCGCGCTGACGCTGGCGATTGTGGCCGAAACGCTGGTGTGGAGCGTGGTCGGCTGCGCGCTCGGCCTGCTCGCCGGCTTCGGCATCAGCCATGCGCTGCTGCCCAGCGTCAGTGCCAGTTTGCAGAATCTGTATGGCGCGGTGGTGGGGGCCGATCTGCTGCTCGACCCGGTGACCATCGCCATCGCCTGGGGCATGACGCTGATCGGCCTCGCCTTTGCACTGGCCTGGCCGCTGCTCCTGCAATTGCGTGGCCCGGTGCTGCCGGGCGGCAGCGCCTCGGCGGGTGTGCTGGCCGAGGCGCGGGCGCGACGGGTGTTGCTGATCGGGGCGGGCGGGCTCGCGCTGGCGGCGGTCATTGTGTATTGGCAGATGGCGTCGGTCATCGAGGGTTTCGTGCTGCTCGGCCTGGTGTTGTTTGCCGCCGCCTGGGCCTTGCCGCAGGCGCTGGCCAGCGCGCACCGTCTGCTCGGGCGGGCGCTGGCAGGCGCACCGCTGGTGCCGCGCTGGATCGTCAGCGACGGCTGGGCGCAACTGCCGGCGCTGCGCACCGCGATGATGGCGCTGTTGCTGGCGCTGACGGCCAATCTGGGCGTCGAGACCCTGGTCGGCAGTTTTCGCACCGCGCTGGCCGGCTGGCTGGACCAGCGCATCGGCGCCGATATGTATGTGAACAGCGCGCAGCTCGACACGCGCGGTTTTGTGGCCGACCCGGCCAACGCCGGCTGGCTGGCCACCGGCCATGCGCGCACCGGCGTGACCATCCGCTGGCAGGGGCGGCCGACCAAAGTGTATGGCCTCGACACCACCACGCCGGACACCCGCGCCTTGCCGCTGGCGCAGTCCGAGCCGGATGCGCTGGCGCGCTGGGCGGGCGGCGAGCGGCTGATTCTCGCCAACGAACAGGCGCACTATCTGGGTGGCCTGCGCCTCGGCCAGACCGTGACGCTGCCCACCGATGGCGGCGCCACCGACTACACCGTGGTCGGCTTTTTCCACGACTACGGCAACCCCTACTACCAGTTCTACCTGCCGCGCGAGGCGCTGGCCCGCGGCTGGCGCGATGTGTCGTCCACCGGTCTGGCCTTGTGGCTCAAACCCGGCGTGAGCGCCGAGTCCGCCGAGGCCGCGCTGGTGGCGGCCGGCGTACAGCCCGGCGAATGGTTTGCGCAGGGCGACATCAAACGCCTGTCGATGAAGATCTTCGACCGCACCTTTGCCATGACCGCCGCCATGAACACGCTCACCTTGCTGGTGGCCGGCGCGGCGCTGCTCACGGCGCTGCTCGCCATCTTGCATGAACGCCTGCCCGAGTTCGCGCAGTGGCGCGCGCTGGGCGTGACGCGGCGCGAGTTGTTGCGGGTGATTGCCGTACCGCTGGCGCTGTTCGTGACGCTCACCTGGCTGGCCGCGATTCCGCTCGGCGCGCTGCTGTCGTGGCTGCTGATTCACGACCTCAACGTGATGTCCTTCGGTTGGAGCATGCCCATGCTGTGGTCGCCGACGCCCGCGCTCAAGCTCGGCCTGCTCAGCGCCGGCATCGTCGCGCTGGTGCTGGTGATTGTGCTCAGCCAGCTCACACGCAAGCTGCCGCAGGCCATGGCGCAACTGGGGAGCGCGCAATGA